A stretch of DNA from Insulibacter thermoxylanivorax:
AATAAATATGAGGAAGGGAGTTCGCAATTCAAGCGCTTTGAACCCTTGATTCAAGCTATGCTCATCTCGAAGGCGTTCATCGAGCGGCGAATTGAAGCCCTGTCGGAACTGCGGTGATCATCATGAGTGCTCCAGAGAACGATAAGAGGAAATTCGGTACTTGTACAATGAACTCTGACGATCCGTCATCGCGGCACAGTAGATTGAACAAGAGAGATGAGATGCGTGAATAAGAATTTTGGATCAGCAGTCATTGAGAGAGTTCGTTTGTTTTTTGCTCTGCAGGCAGATAGAAGGGATCTTTTCGCAGTTCTTCGTTCTCCTCGAGCAACCTCTTTCTTTCGGTTTCCGCAAAACGAGCCATTAACAATTTGACCGTGATCTCTTCATATTGTTCCTGAAGGATCCTCATTCATAGGCTGATATGGCCTACTCGCCTTCACTGTTCTCAACTCCCTGTGACAAACGATAAGCCTCTACGCCAATATATTCCAGAATTATATACTAGAGATTAATAATTTATTAATTATTTGGAAATTGTGTCACATTTAAGGGGGTTCCTGCGTCATACAAACTAGACAACATACATACTAGACAACAGGATACGAGTAGAAACATAGCTATCTATACTTTCTTGCTAAGGTGGGAAATGGGTTGTTTGCAATGTTGAAGAGATATTCCTTCGTCAGCTTGTTGATCATAACTTGCTTCTTAAGCGCCTTTGTCGCCCTGTATCACGGTGTAACTTCTATGTTACAGATCATGCGGATGATTCAGGAGGAAAACGAATATCAGTATTTGCATACGGTTAAAGTTACGATCATGCTGACGGAGCCATTAGATGTCGAGGCGCTGTTTCAATTGGTGGAGGGAATAGAAACGGGGAATATCGTTATCGTCGATTACGACCAGTTTCTATATTTTGATCAGCTGGATGGCATGTTTCTGCCGACTATTATTCTCAAGTTGAACGAGCCGCTGTCGATCCCCTCCTCAAAACCGCTGCATGGCATACCTAAGGGATCGCTGATTATCTCATCGACTAGGTTGGATGGTAATCAACAGTTGAGCATCAAAGAGAGAACCTTAGAACTTTACGAAGTGATTAACGGCGAAACGCACCCATTTTTCAACAGCACCTTAATCAATGCTGAGGACTATTTTGACCTTTATCCAAACAGTCTCACCAAAGACCTTCAGATAGACCTCTATCTAGGGTCAAATCATCATGATCTGTATCAAGCCTATGCCAAGATGGAAGAGAACCTGCAGCAACTGGTGCCGGACGCACGAATCTTCGCAACCGAAATAAGCACTCAGACCAATCCGTTTCAGGCGATTTTGACACAAGGTAATATTTTGTTTATTGGACTGTTCGGCTTTGCTTTACTGAATACGATCATGATCTCTTACTACTGGATCATCGTGCGACGGCGTGAAATCGCGATTCGCAAGGCATTCGGCCATACCAATCTGTCTATTATGAAACTGTTAGCCAAGGAACTGGCCGGCCTAATTGGGCTTTCCGCACTAATCAGTTTTACCGTGCAAGTGCCCTTTTCCTTCCATGAGACAATCAACTTTCTGGAGCTGTTTTGGCTGGCGACCGTATTTATAGGGGCCGTTGCGCTGGCTGTCGTGATTGCGATGATCGTGCCGGCTGGCCATATTATGAAAATCCAACCTGCTGAGGGGATGAAGCGATCATGAAACTAGCGATACAATCGATGCTTCATAACAAAGGCAGAACGCTTCTGATCTTGTTGCTCAGTTTTCTGTCTTTTGTCCTTGCCTTGCTTACAATAACCCATGCGTTTGCCTTTCGCACGCAGAAGAAAATGATCCTCGACTTGTTCTTGACGGATCTGGAGGAGACCTATCAACTCAATTTCTTAGTGGAAGATATGTATGCGGCGGGGGAAACCATCTACGAATATAAAAAGCGAATAGCCGAGAACCCCCAATATGTAAGCGGAGGCTATGATGTAACGGGAGTCTACTTTGATGAATTGGCTGATCATGCTGAATACCTCGCGTTGAATCAGAGGAAATATGCTGGGACTTTCAGAGAACAGGCGCCTCTGATCGCGGAAACGGTTTTTATCGATCCGGCCATATTGGACATCATTTCTTTCCCGCTTCAGCCGTCGGACTTTTCCCTTATTGAGCAGGACGGGGAACGTTATCTTCCTCTCTATTTGGGAGCTGACTTTAAATCGGTGTTTGCGCTGGGAGAGGTCCTGACCTTGTCACATAACGGAGCCCGCTATATGGTCAAAGGTTACCTTGACCGGGGAACCGTATGGTTGAATGATGATCTGACCATGCCCCC
This window harbors:
- a CDS encoding ABC transporter permease; this translates as MFAMLKRYSFVSLLIITCFLSAFVALYHGVTSMLQIMRMIQEENEYQYLHTVKVTIMLTEPLDVEALFQLVEGIETGNIVIVDYDQFLYFDQLDGMFLPTIILKLNEPLSIPSSKPLHGIPKGSLIISSTRLDGNQQLSIKERTLELYEVINGETHPFFNSTLINAEDYFDLYPNSLTKDLQIDLYLGSNHHDLYQAYAKMEENLQQLVPDARIFATEISTQTNPFQAILTQGNILFIGLFGFALLNTIMISYYWIIVRRREIAIRKAFGHTNLSIMKLLAKELAGLIGLSALISFTVQVPFSFHETINFLELFWLATVFIGAVALAVVIAMIVPAGHIMKIQPAEGMKRS
- a CDS encoding ABC transporter permease; the protein is MKLAIQSMLHNKGRTLLILLLSFLSFVLALLTITHAFAFRTQKKMILDLFLTDLEETYQLNFLVEDMYAAGETIYEYKKRIAENPQYVSGGYDVTGVYFDELADHAEYLALNQRKYAGTFREQAPLIAETVFIDPAILDIISFPLQPSDFSLIEQDGERYLPLYLGADFKSVFALGEVLTLSHNGARYMVKGYLDRGTVWLNDDLTMPPITLDHKFLTPYSDADRFDFMTQLSTSGKFMVISNDPASQVSDHLQELTKDLDMKVAVKPMSENMEEWSHINEKLQRRQIFLAGIVLLCSALSIISTLTVSILLRKKEFAIRIAFGATKRELMIGLLIEVLIVQTIAAIVSLAYVYSVNMSPLTKDFHQVYLITLGSYSLTALMLLMILFLFIVLVVPLSILSRYEAAPLMKEETA